Below is a window of Micromonospora chersina DNA.
TAAATGTCTCCATCACCACCCTTACGGAGCCTTCGCGCGCAGCAGGACGGGGAGCCTGTTCCCATCACTGGCGACCGAGCCGTGGGCGTCCGTATCGGAGGGGCCACACGGACCATTGCCCCACCGCCGATGACGATCAGCAAGACCTTGAGGCTATCCCAAGCCTAGGCCTACGTCGGGGCCCCTCATCGTTTGTGCGCTCTTGCGCCCTAATCGCGCATCACGACCGACAACGAGCCCAAGGTAGCGTGCTAGCAGAGAGGGGAGCCCACATGGAACGCAGGTACGCCCACGGCGAGTCGAGCGAGCCCACCCCCGCCCGCGCGGGTGTCGCGACCGTCAAGCTGACCCTTAAGGCTGACCTCACCAGCTGGGCTGAGCGCAACGGCGTGACGCTCGAGGAAGCTGACCGCATCTTTCGCAAGCGACTGACCGAAGCCAACACTCGCGCCCTGGCAGCTCTCACTGAGGGGCTGGGCGACATGAGCGACAGCATGGCGACCGCTGGCATCAGCACCGGCTAGATACATGGCGACGCGGCCACCCGGTGGCCGCATGCGGGTGCGAGTAGGGCGCAGGTCAGCACCTGGTCGATGAGGGCGTGAAGCTGGTTGGTGCCGTCGAGGTGGCCTGTCTTGAGTTCCACGATGGTGGTGCCGGCGAGCGTGCCGCGGGACCTGCGCGGACGAGGTTTTCGGCAAGGGCAAGGTCTGTACCCAGCACTCCATGATCGAGTTCATACGGGGCATCCGGAAGCCGCTGAGGACGACATCGATGCCCGCGTCTGTCAGGACGGCGTCGATCAGGGCGGGGAACTTCCCGTCACGGTCTTGGATCAGGAACCGGGCGCGGCGGCCGGGGTCTTCGAGGTCCATGACGAGGTTCTTTGCTGCTTGCGCCACCAAGGTGGTGGCCGGGTGCGCGGTCGCGCCCAGGACTCGGGCCCTTCGGTTGGTAGCTTGACTCCGCTGTGAGGTACAGATGGGACGGGTTCAGCTGCGCGGCTCGTACGCGCTACCGCGCACGACCAGGTTCGGTGCGACGACGACATGTCCCGACACGCCCGACCCACCTGCCGAGAGCCGGTCGACGAGCAGTTGCAGGGATCGCCGGCCGAGCTCCCCGAAGTCCTGGCGGACCGTGGTCAACGGCGGCATGAAATAGGAGGCCTCGGGGATGTCGTCGAACCCGATGATGCTGACGTCGCCGGGCACCTGCCGGCCCGCCTCGTGCATCGCGCGCAGCAGGCCGAGCGCCATGTGGTCGTTGGCGCAGAAGACCGCGGTCACGGTCGGGTCGGCCGCGAGCCGCCGGCCGGCCAGGTAGCCGGAGCGACAGCTCCAGTCACCCGGAACCGGCTCCGGCACCGGCGCGCCGGCCCGCTCCAACTCCTGACGCCACCCCTGCATCCGGCCGATCCCGTCGAACCAGTCCGTCGGCCCCGCCACATGGTGGACGGTGCGGTGACCGAGCTCCAGCAGATGGCGGGTCGCCAGCACCGCGCCCGCGCGCTGATCGATCCCGACGGTCGGCACGCCCTCGGTGATCCCGCTGGCCGCCCCCACCAGGGGTGTGCCGGCCGCGGCCTGCTCCAGGGCGCCGGCCACCGCGACCTGCGGGGCGATCACCACTATGCCCTCGACGGCCTGGTCTCGCAGCCGGCCGACCGCCTCCACCAGGGTGTACCGGTCTATCGACTGAAGACTGGCGATGCTGACGAAGTAGTCCGCCGCCCGGGCGGCCTGCTCGATGCCGTAGAGCATCGACGCCGGGCCGTAGAGAGTGGTGTCAAAGTTGATCACGCCGAGCGTCTGCGATTTACGAGTGACCAGCGTGCGGGCGGCGGAGTTGGGCCGGTAGCCCAACTCTGCGATCGCCGCGAGCACCCGGCCGCGGGTCTCGGCCCGGACGTTGGGATGGTCGTGGAGGACGCGGGAGACGGTCTGGTGCGAGACCCCAGCCAGCCGGGCGACGTCCGCCATGACTGGCGGCTGCTGGACTGTCATCGGCCCCCTCCCTGTTCCTGCCCAGTCCGGGGACTCCGCACGCGAATTGGCGATCTTCACCCGGTCCTCGTCAACCCGTCGCTCGGTTCATCGCACAGTCCCCGCACGACGCTTGGTGAAGACGTCGAAGGCCACCGCGGCCAGCAGCACCAGGCCCTTGAAGAGCATCACCTGCTCGCTCGGCGCACCGATGAGGGACATGCCGTTGTTGATCACGCCCATGATGAGGCCGCCGGTGATCGCGCCGACCACCTTGCCGACACCACCTTGGACGGCTGCACCGCCGATGAACGCCGCCGCGATCGCGTCCAGCTCGAAACTGTTACCCGCGGTGGGCCCGGCCTGATTGAGGCGCCCGGCGAAGACGATGCCGGCCACCGCGCCGAGTACGCCCATGTTGACGAACAACCAGAACGTGACCGACTTGACCTTGATACCGGACAGCGTGGCGGCGTTGAGGTTCCCACCGATGGCGTAGATGTGACGGCCGAACACCGCGCGGTTGGTGAGCAGTGAGTACGCCAGCACCAGCACGGCGAGGAGGACGAGCACCCACGGCAGGTTCTTGAACCGGGCCAGCTGCACGATGACGAACATGACGACGGCCGCGGCCACCGCCATTTTCGCGATGAACAACGGCAGCGGCTCGACCGACTGGCCGTACCGCGCCCGGCCGGTCCGGCTGCGCCAGTTTGTCATCACGATGCCGGCGATGAAGGCAAGTCCGATCAGGAGGGTGAACAGGTCGGCCCCGTCCAGCGGGCCGAGACCGATGTTGCCCAGGTATGTCGGCATGAAGCCGTTGGCGATCGTGCGGACCTCGTCCGGGAACGGGCCGATCCCCTGGTTGCCCAGCACGGTGAGGGTCAGCGCCCGGAAGACCAGCATGCCGGCGAGCGTCACGATGAACGCGGGGATCCCGAAGTACGCCACCCAGTATCCCTGCCAGGCGCCGATGACGGCCCCGGCGATCAGCGTGATGACGATGGCCAGAGGCCAGGGCATGTGGTTGTTCAC
It encodes the following:
- the mmsB gene encoding multiple monosaccharide ABC transporter permease, translated to MTSVGPTTGPSTAVSATIASDLAAPAAPDRFSGRLFSANLRQNGIYLAFALIIALFSILTHGDLLAPQNISNLVVQNSYILILAIGMILIIIAGHIDLSAGSVVAVTGAISAVLMVNNHMPWPLAIVITLIAGAVIGAWQGYWVAYFGIPAFIVTLAGMLVFRALTLTVLGNQGIGPFPDEVRTIANGFMPTYLGNIGLGPLDGADLFTLLIGLAFIAGIVMTNWRSRTGRARYGQSVEPLPLFIAKMAVAAAVVMFVIVQLARFKNLPWVLVLLAVLVLAYSLLTNRAVFGRHIYAIGGNLNAATLSGIKVKSVTFWLFVNMGVLGAVAGIVFAGRLNQAGPTAGNSFELDAIAAAFIGGAAVQGGVGKVVGAITGGLIMGVINNGMSLIGAPSEQVMLFKGLVLLAAVAFDVFTKRRAGTVR
- a CDS encoding LacI family DNA-binding transcriptional regulator, with amino-acid sequence MTVQQPPVMADVARLAGVSHQTVSRVLHDHPNVRAETRGRVLAAIAELGYRPNSAARTLVTRKSQTLGVINFDTTLYGPASMLYGIEQAARAADYFVSIASLQSIDRYTLVEAVGRLRDQAVEGIVVIAPQVAVAGALEQAAAGTPLVGAASGITEGVPTVGIDQRAGAVLATRHLLELGHRTVHHVAGPTDWFDGIGRMQGWRQELERAGAPVPEPVPGDWSCRSGYLAGRRLAADPTVTAVFCANDHMALGLLRAMHEAGRQVPGDVSIIGFDDIPEASYFMPPLTTVRQDFGELGRRSLQLLVDRLSAGGSGVSGHVVVAPNLVVRGSAYEPRS